Proteins from a genomic interval of Trifolium pratense cultivar HEN17-A07 linkage group LG6, ARS_RC_1.1, whole genome shotgun sequence:
- the LOC123890640 gene encoding brassinosteroid-responsive RING protein 1-like, with amino-acid sequence MGFPVGYPEVSVSNLFLYTLPLLAFLRSIAITFLSLLHLSDILDTDFSVISSSESHLHRPTLSAILIRQFLPVVNFSVIAGDSPPAAECAVCLNEFVGEEEIRCMANCRHIFHRTCVDRWIDHDQKTCPLCRTHFVPYHKMEDYNQRLWAASASDDDDYDVSLFSLHDDHIATSSF; translated from the coding sequence GAAGTATCCGTCTCCAACCTCTTCCTCTACACACTCCCTCTCCTTGCCTTTCTAAGATCCATAGCCATAACCTTCCTTTCTCTCCTCCATCTCTCCGACATCCTCGACACCGATTTCTCCGTCATATCTTCATCTGAATCTCACCTCCACCGTCCCACTCTCTCTGCAATCCTCATCCGTCAATTCCTACCTGTAGTCAATTTCAGTGTCATCGCCGGAGACTCGCCGCCGGCAGCGGAGTGTGCGGTGTGTTTAAACGAATTTGTCGGAGAAGAAGAGATTAGGTGTATGGCGAACTGTAGACATATTTTTCATCGGACGTGTGTTGACCGTTGGATTGATCATGATCAGAAGACGTGTCCACTTTGTAGAACTCATTTTGTACCTTATCATAAAATGGAAGATTATAATCAACGGTTGTGGGCTGCTTCTGcatctgatgatgatgattatgatgtttctcttttttctctACATGATGACCACATTGCTACTTCTTCATTCTGA